The nucleotide sequence gttaGGTGATGGATTAAAATACCAGGATTTGACATACAAGATATCTAACTTGGAAACAATTGTCACTGATATGAAAGATCAATTGAAGCAGTTGGTGGATGCTTTCAAAAGTCGACCTTCTCATCAACAGTTATGCCAAGAGCTTTGGAATTCGGTACAACCCATTCTTGCAGCTCAAAGGGAACTGGCTGAGATTCAACTTAATTCCCACATGAAGCTAATTAGAGTTATGGTTGAAGCAAGATACAAAGGCACACAGGCTGACATCAAGGGCATAAAAGAATGCATTGTAAAGTTAACTGGTACTACCCCTACACCTGTGTTtgaaaaagaagatgaagatgatgctgATAAGAGGGAAAAGGATTCCATGAAAAACTTTGGTAAACCAACACCAAGGAATTagccaaaacaaaatccaaaggCTGCCAAGCAAACTTCTACAAAATCTCCTGGAAAatctgatactggtaagaaaaagggaattgatgattccGTTAACAAACAGACAGATAAGGAGATTGAACGAAAACAGAAGAGGAAGCATACAAAAGAGGAAGATGAAGTGTGCTCAACATTGGAACTTCAAATAGTAGAAAATCACAGAAAGATAACGAATCACCACCAGAAATACCAACCACTGCTGCGAAACTCAAAAACCACTACTGAACCTAAGAAGTCAGATTCTGATACACCTAAAACAAAACTCTCACCATAAAAACCACCTGTCAAAAAGCAGAATACAAAATCCTCATCACCACTGTCAACCTCGACTGAAACAATTGCTGATGCAACAAATGTTTTAGCATATGTTAagacaacagcggttgagacaccatttgtttcaacagttgttagtcaatccaCTGATTCTAACCAATTTCAATTTCCATCACAATCAACCCTTACAGTTATGGCACCTTTTTCTTCCCTAACTCCTCCTTCTCCAAAATCTGTTTACACAAGAAAGAGAAAATTCATGGTGTATGAAGAAGAGAAGGAAGATATACCCGCACCAATTCCATTATCAGCTACTCCGTTCATTCAAAGTTCACCTAAACCATTCGTCCCACCTTCATCAACAAAGATCAACCCATTGGTAGTAACTTTCCCTCTGGAACTGCTTGCAGTTCAAGATGAAATGACTCAATTTTACACAGAGGATGATCCATCGAAAAGAACCTTCCCATCTCTTCAGGGATTTGAAACTCCAAAGAATATTTATGAATATCTGAAGCTCAAGGGCAAGGAAGCAGAAGATAAAGCAAATGAAGAATGTAAAGGGCTAGGAGACATTAATTTATCAGCTCGCATGCAACATTGGCTTGGTGAAGTCAAGAAGCTGGAAGATTTTGCTAGAGACCTGAGTAAGAATATGTCAAATTTGTCACCAAATGCTGAGCTAGAAAAGACATTAAGAAATGAGTTCTTGAACACTATCATGGAAACCAAGCCCTACGAAGCCTACAGATCTGATTTCAAAGACTGGCCCTTTGAGGCTCTTAATGAGGAAGTTAATAGAATTGAAAAGATGAATAAAGATCCTCAAATGCCAAAATTTGCTCCCAACTGGAAACAATACAAAAAGGTTGAAGTGGATGAAGCGTTGAAGTATAAGAGAATGAAGGCAGAACTTGTAGCAGCTAAGGTTGGGACTGCTAGACATATTGGAAAATGGACTAAGCAGTCTATTGATCTAGCTTACAGTAGGTTAGAAGAGCGAAGAAAGACAGATTCATCCCTTCCTAAAAAGCCAGTATACAAAGATGAAACGGTAAGGAAACGTCGGCAGACCGTTACATCTAAAAAGCTGTTCTCATCAGCAGATGTATCCATTGTTGCCCTgaaccaaagaaaaagacaacaactgatggatgaggaagatgaaaataGGTATGCTGAGCACAGAAAAGAGTCTATCAAAAATCAGTTACGATATGGATTGGATGATGCTTCATTGAAATTACAAGCTCAAGTTTCTGAAACACTTCAGAAGTTGGCAAGCAGGCCTCAATCGCCAAACTCCTCTCAAATAAAACTTCTCCCAAGAAACTCATCAGacccaaaaatactaaagtggaagtctgacaaacagacccatgaaTTGACTTTGATGAAGTCTGATGGTAGTGTTGAAAAGATATCAAGGGAGAATGCACTTGGTCTGAATCCAGTTGACCTCCAATATCTTTTTAACCTTCAGCTtgatagggatgaagatgatactgaTTCTTTGGATTTGAGctccaattcaaagggcaaatccgggaaatgttgatgagagaataaagaAAAGCTGATTTCTAAAATCTGCTGATTCCTTGATTTAGTTTTGCTGAAAGTTGTTGAGGCAGGTGATTGAGTTTTTGTAGTTAACGTTTGTTAAACTttaagttgtattcaaattctatGAAGTAGGTATGTCTATAAACAGTTTATATTGTCTTTTTGGGTAAACAGTTAAATTGTATGTAATTGATATATTAACCGATAatctatgtttatagttgtcttttagctataatagataacacgttttggtacaatatctatgcacgtatctatatgttctattaatatgtgttatgcatggttgtCTAAGAAACGACTCGTGTTTGCAGCTCTTATTTTTAATGAGAGTACTAAATtctttgttaataacattattctctTAACATCTGTTTACCAACCTTTGTAATTTCTGTTGACTGACCTTTTTAACATAGGTTGACTAACATGCATATCTGTTTACTATCTATCCATCTGGCAAGCTCTGTTGTAGACAATGgataaatttttttagtaaagtctgttggaaagcaacagaggtttttaacagttaatagacaacagtagtttactatcaacataatggaattacTGTTCaataaacctattgaccattagtgtatatcaattttataagtctgcactaattatttttttactctctgtcaatgtgggctatgcatggttttctaagaaacagATGTTTgtgcttaaacaaatgtttggtcataaacagatgtttcaccttaaacagatgttttgtcttaaacagatgtttggccttctatatctgatatttggacttaaacagatgtttggccttctatatctgatatttggacttaaacagatgtttggccataaacagatctGTGGcattaaaccaaacatctgtttaaggtcaacatctgtttgactattgGTCAACATCTGATTAACTTTTAGTCAACATCTGTTtcaattttggtcaacatctcatttagtattcaacagaacTTTGAATAACTCAACATCTGTTCAATTTGTCGTTttgttttcttgaattctatgtaattttgtaaagtagtacaaaaacaaacatttttacaaaatcttAAGTCACCCTATCATTAAAGTACTTTTGTAAAGTAGTTTGCtctcaacataatggaattgctgttgaacAAAGCTATTGATCAttaatttatatcaattttgtaagtctgcagtaattatttttttactctctgtcaatatatGTTATGCATGCTTTTCTAATAAATctattgaccattagtgtatatctcttttataagtctgcactaattatttttttactctctgtcaatatgggCTATGCATGATTTTCTAAGAAatgacccgtgtttgcacacaggtcttaccgctagtacttaTAATATTAAAAATTTTGTGGGTCCCACCCCCACTTTTTCTCCTTCTACCCCAACCACCCGACACAACCACCACCTAGTACCCACCCACTTACCACCCCCACACAATTACCACTGCCCACACACCTACAATCCCAcgcaaccaccaccaccctcaTAAACAAACACAATCGTCACacaccaaccaccaccatcattgtTAATGGCTAAAAACATGGATTCGTTTGAGATCATGGTTTGTAAGTGGTGCTAAACTTTATGTTATGGAATGAAATCCCCTTAGATCATGTGCGCATAAGTAGAGAAATTTGAGTAACCATTAGTCACGATACAAGGCCGATGAACAAAAGTGATAGGTCTATTGAGTGTGGGCGAGCTCCACTCCTGGTCCGTGAGACCCCGTTGGAGTGCTTTTATGTCCGGCATAGTCGTGCGTCACTAGGTTTTAGTGATTCGGCCGGCGAAATACATCTTCAAGGCTTGGTTGCTAACTTATGTCGGCACATACATTAATGTACTAGCTAAACATTAATTGATCCACAAATTTCATTGACACCATGCATACTGGTTTTACATGCAAGATTTATCAAATGTTTTAAAGATTCATTTGTGATAAAACAAAACATGTGAACTCACCGACACTATTGTTgactttttttttaaacttaacatgtatttcaggaaagtAAGCATTGCATGGTGGAAAGCCAAGGAAACAAAGAAAGCAAGGAAACAATGCCTCTTTTAAAGGATTTGCCTTTTATATATCGCCCTCGTGCGGGAATATAGGAGTCAAAACCTTGATTTCTTTAAAAAGAAGAAAAACTATTTTTGATTTAAAGTGATGTTATTAACTTGAGATACTTTTGGAATGTTATGACTTATGAACACGCACTTCAATCTTTTATTTTAATTTCAAACAATATATGGAATGACATCGTTGTTTATTTTACTCATGTAGATTGTTACACTATCGAATGCTATGAAAACATTTCATggtcacacctcgcgcttccgctacgagcggGTGTGACAAACATATCCAAAATAAGTTCAACATAATACATTACAAACCAAAATCAAATTCAATAACACAAAATACATTTTAAATATCAACGAAATATAATATTAGGTAATTAACATGGTAATCAACATTCAAATATGccataaatatcaaattacactcctaaatacatgtaaataataatcagtttttttttgtaataaattataatgtatataaaattaaaatatattataagtaaaataatctGAGCTAAGCCGAGATgagctaccaagcgagccaaaccgagccaattcGGCTCGTTATAAGTCGAGCCGAACAAGGCCCATTTTCTAATCAAACCGAGCTAGCTCGACTCAGTTTCTAAACGAGCAATATTGAGCGAGCATTTTTCCGAGCAAACTCCGAGCCGCAAGCTTTTTGGACAACCCTATTTCAATATTTTATATCTGCTTACCAGTGTATTAAACTACATATATAATGATTTAACTAAAAAGTGAAAAAGTCATGACATGTTACGTAGACAAAGACTTTCACTAACTTTTCTCCTCAAAAGTATGTAATATTTTTTCACTATTCACATTCTCTGCCCCTTACGCTTGTTACCACCATGACGCTCCAACTCATGACTATCCCAAAGACTGGCGTTTAGCGCCTGATCATCATGCTGAGGTGGACCTAGGATGAGGCCCACTACATATAATCTTAAAATAGATAATTAAACgactttattgttttttttttttctaataattaCATGTATATCTTATATTATCTGAAAATAAGTATAACAAATAAAATCTATATCTTATGAACACCATTATATtatctcaaaaataaatataacacaAATAAAATCTATATCTTATGAACCCCATGTTTAAATTAAAAAACAAGTGGCATTCTGTACAAAGAAAACTTTGTTTAGGGGCCCTGACTGTAAAACAACTGAGAAAAGAAAAGTAGTATCAGGACAAAACCAAACCAGTCAAACTTGAGGAACAGTATTATTAAACACAATAATATCTTACGAGAATTTAGCAAAGCTTCCGCCTGCGCTGTCAAATCTTTATAATCTCCACTAGATTCCTCACTCCCCACCCACCATTAATAATCCCACAATTttcattgtaaaaaaaaaaaaaaaaaaaaaaaaaactacgtgTTTGATTGAAGAATTAATGGAGGTGGGTCAACCTTTTTGGCTTTAACTTTCTTCTGGAAGGGTTCTCTCCAAACTAAAATATTCAAAAGCTATGTTCATGTATTCAATATCAACACGCATCTTGTGTGCGTTTCTTCACACCCTCCAACTGTTTGTCAAAATTCCCTTGTGAGTTTTCTTATTCAGAATTTGATTCATCTACTTTGCCGGCTAAAGTGACGAAAAGGGGCGTGATTTCTCACGGTGTTTTCCTACCAAATGGGTTCTTGTTTCAGTGTTCGGTTGAAAATTGATAGTTCTCGTCTTGATGGTGAGTTTTTGATGTTGATCTTTGATTAGAACTGTAGCTGCTTTGTTCTTGTTTCAGTTTTGTTTTATTCTTTTGATCTGTGAATGATTACTTGAGATGGGTTTGTATAATTTTGCCTAGAAAATCATTGATCAGGATGCACAAGTAGCTTTGTTTTCCGTAGGATCGGATTTGCCAGGGGTTGCGACGCAGCTTGCTTCCCGTTTACTTGCCATTCTACTGTAATTTCCTATGAAACGTTAAGTTTGATTctaaccaaaaaaaaaatgttcAAATTTTCAAATATATCGAATAAAGGAACGGTTGTTATGAGTGGGATTTTACTGGATACGTCGTCACacgtgtgtttgtttgtttgtttgtatgtTGATGAGACCATGATTTATACACCCCATAATTTAAACAATGTCTTTTAACTAACAGGTAAGGTTACATCTGCATCAGTACCCCCTAGTCCGAGGAGCCAGGCCGAGATTTTGCAGTCGGGAAATTTGAAACCTTTCAGTTTTAACGTACTAAAGTCAGCCACCAGAAATTTCCGGCCCGATAGTGTGTTAGGGGAAGGTGGGTTTGGTTCGGTTTTCAAAGGGTGGATCGATGAACAATCACTTGCCGCTGCAAAACCGGGTACTGGTACTGTCATTGCTGTCAAGCGGTTAAACCATGAAGGTATTCAAGGTCATCAAGAATGGTTGGTAAGTATGAATTGTTGTGTGTTCTTTAGTTGATGATTTGGATTACGGGTTGTTTGGATTTGTGTTTTCGAACTGATTATTGTGTTCAAATCTTGATTATGTAATGGAAAAATTGTTCAACCTGATTTCAGAGCTTTTTATTCATATTTTAAAAAGAATGTCTACTTTTTTTCACACAAAAATGTCATTTTTGGTTGTTTTATCTTTTAATCTTATACTTTTATCTCGTTTCACATACCTTTTTTTCGATAAAATTTTGTCAAACATGTGTAACATGTGGTTGTCTATGTTACAACCTTAAACACAAAAAGCATGTCTAGACACTATTGTTGTATTAAGCTAATTATCCGGTGTCACATGAGCAATTTTAAAACGCAcatccaaacaccccctaaagTTTTCTATGCTCTTTGGTACCCAGGGAAGTTTGAAACATGCAATTAGCAGTTTCAGTAAGGTggtattttaatattttattaatattctTGCAGGCAGAAATTAATTATTTAGGGCAGCTAAATCATCCAAATCTTGTTAAATTAATCGGTTATTGCCTAGAGGATGATCATAGACTCCTTGTGTACGAGTTCATGCCTCGAGGAAGCCTGGAAAACCATCTTTTCAGACGTGAGTTCTTGTACTTATATCtagggtgtgaatttctgacacaatacaaaaacatgaaacaaacctaacacgaaattcacgGGTTTGGAATTAGTCTAAACGGGTTTGGTTCAGTTTCGGGTTGAACTCGAAAACAGCTTAAGCTAAATGGGTCATGTACGGGTCGCCCTTGTGGGATCACAAGGTGATGAGCCCATTAAACCCATAACCCATTCattgaaaaaaatttaaaaatgtgttttatgtCACAACCTTAAATTTATGCCAAAACTAAAAGAGAAATGAGAAGCATGTTTTATACTTTAAACATAATTATCTTGTATACAtttcgtatttttggttgtaaatGTGTAATTTTAGAGTGTTAATATgcaaaaaaagtaaaataaaaatttcGAGTTAAACAGATCGAGTTCATGTTAAGCCGAAAAAGATCGCGTCGTGTTCAGGTTCATGTGTCCGACATGATTTTCGAGGTCGTGTCAGGTGCGACCCGCCAACCCACGGGCACGACTAATTTAACACCCCTTCTTATAACTCACTTATGCCATTATCTACCTTACTTTTTTATTATAGAGTAAAGTGCACGAATGGTCCCCAGCTTTtcaaagtacacggatggtccttgtggtttgcactttgtaacgcatttagtccccaaccaacAACTCTAAAGGTTTTAGCAGGTCCAAGTTAGGAAATGAATGCGTTATAAAgttcaaaccacagggaccatccatgtgacttttagcaaagttggggactaaatgcgttacaaaatgcaaaccatcggaatcatccgtgtacttttggaaagctaaggaccaaatccaaaattttggtaaaccacagggaccgtccgtgtactttactctttataataaaatattatgcTTATTATAATCTGATATTACAGGAAGTTCTTACTTTCAACCTCTTCCTTGGAACCTTCGTATAAAAGTAGCTCTTGGTGCTGCAAAGGGACTTGCATACTTACATAGTCCTGAAGCGAAAGTTATATATCGTGATTTCAAGTCTTCCAATATATTAATCGATTCTGTATGTCTCAAATTGATATTCATTTCATGATAGTTCTCACTTTATTTAGCTGTTTTTTTCAGGTGTTTTTACATATTTAActtttacttgctttcagaattACAACGCAAAGCTATCTGATTTTGGGTTGGCGAAAGATGGCCCGGCTGATGGTCAAAGTCATGTCTCTACACGGGTAATGGGTACCCAAGGCTATGCAGCTCCTGAATACATGGCCACAGGtgattttactttttttttctatACAGGTTATTGAACAATTTTATGTACATGTGGCAGTTCGACCCTTTATGGATAAATGAGTTGATTCAggctttactttttttttttttcaaacgggTTCGTAGAGTTATCTTTTTAGCTTTGAATGGAAACATGTCAAATTGGTTGAAAGCCGCCCAAAATGTATTCGGAATATGTTAACCTTCTAAATCACAAGACtcaaaaaagaaaagacaaaagaAATTTGTGGGccaggtcaggtaaatcattttATAAAATAGGAGACTTAGATTTTAAGTGTAATAATATAAGTTATATTTAACATGTAAGAGAAAAatgtccggatagtccctgtggtttcgccttttttcacctatagtccccaactttctaaaattacctgaatagtccccaagttttcattttttgttcctggatagtccctgggtctaactttagtttgttttctctgttaagagggtgtgaaatgacaaaaataccctttccttaaaaaggccaaaccacagggactatccgggcatctacttcatttttatttataaaaccccaccaccacacttcatcttcaacctccacccaccatcaccctcctccaccctccaccatcaccggtTTATAAGATCTGGTGATGTTTTTTTGTTCATCCAGCAAAAATTTATTCACAGATCTAAAATTTCTAGGTCAAAATAGATGGGTCACAGCAAACAATTGCTCATTTGTTCCTTTCTGTCGTTCTAGAAATTGAGAAACATCACAAAAACCCTAGCCACTTTATCCTTTTCACACTTTGTCTTCACACACAAAACACCCACAACCATCTTCCTCACAGATCATTTCTCTTTCGGCAGAATCAAACCAGGCTCAGGCCAACCGTCGACGGAGCTCCGTTGATAGCTGGCAACGCCGATGAAACCCCCATGTTTCCCTAACCTTCTCCTTACCTTAAAATCCACCATTGCAGCTCATTTTTACTCGATTAAAGGACCGACCACCACCATTGGGTGGTGATGAGCGGCGGCAGACACCAGGGAgcgaacgagagagagagagagagaaagagagagagagaagtagagGAGCAGTCCGGCGACTGCCCGTCGGCTGCGGCAGCACATCTTGTTCCGGAAAAATCAACGGCAGTCGCAGGGGTTTTATATCTGCTGACGTCACCTGTTAGAAGAATAATGAAGCTTGTTTTATGATGATGGTGGATTTTTATATATCAGAGGATTCATGGTTGGTTACAGTCGTTCAAGGTGTTGTCAGTTAAGGTTGGGTTTTGTTTTCTGTTGTCATAATAGAATCTGGTTGGAGAATGGTGCTGTTGGTTGTGTTTAATGATGACAGAGGTGTTTCTGTATATATTTTATGGAGTTGGGTGTGGTGAGGGTGGTGGTAGCAGAGTAGTTGCAGGTGGTTGACGCCGGCCTAATGACATTGGTGGTAGGAGGTTGACGGCGATTGTGATGGACGGTGTTGAAGGCGGAGGAGGTTTACGGgagtgggtggtgatggtggagggtggaggagggcgatggtgggtggaggttgaagatgaagtgtggtggtggggttttataaataaatatgaagaagatgcccggatagtccctatggtttggccttttaagaaaagggtatttttgtcatttcacaccctcttaacagagaaaacaaactgaagttagacccaaggactatccgggaacaaaaaatgaaaacttggggactattcaggtaattttagaaagttggggactataggtgaaaaaag is from Helianthus annuus cultivar XRQ/B chromosome 9, HanXRQr2.0-SUNRISE, whole genome shotgun sequence and encodes:
- the LOC110877806 gene encoding receptor-like cytoplasmic kinase 176, which produces MGSCFSVRLKIDSSRLDGKVTSASVPPSPRSQAEILQSGNLKPFSFNVLKSATRNFRPDSVLGEGGFGSVFKGWIDEQSLAAAKPGTGTVIAVKRLNHEGIQGHQEWLAEINYLGQLNHPNLVKLIGYCLEDDHRLLVYEFMPRGSLENHLFRRSSYFQPLPWNLRIKVALGAAKGLAYLHSPEAKVIYRDFKSSNILIDSNYNAKLSDFGLAKDGPADGQSHVSTRVMGTQGYAAPEYMATGHLTQRSDIYSFGVVLLELLTGRRCIDKNRPSGEQILVVFAKPFLTSKRKILHIMDPRIEGQYSSAVATRAALLAMKCLMKEPKHRPDADELVKSLEQIQELQKASESVRNEPVRKDDSNKAGSSYPRPAGSTSGGA